The following proteins are co-located in the Conyzicola lurida genome:
- the aztA gene encoding zinc ABC transporter ATP-binding protein AztA, with amino-acid sequence MPTTLTTPALPLLDAHGISAEHDGTTALCDVSLAVVRGEIVALAGANGSGKSTLLGALAGTHRTSAGSVARAAATRVAYVVQRSSAPDGLPLTVLDAVTMGRWAGRPLWRPLGRADREIVRESIAALGLEGLERRPFHALSGGQRQRVLVAQGLAQRADVVLLDEPTAGLDDEAHELIARAIDAEARRGAGVVHATHDPEVMTRADRVVRLDRGRIVR; translated from the coding sequence GTGCCGACGACTCTGACCACCCCCGCCCTGCCGCTGCTCGACGCCCACGGGATCTCCGCCGAACACGACGGGACGACGGCGCTGTGCGACGTCTCGCTCGCGGTGGTCCGCGGCGAGATCGTGGCGCTCGCCGGGGCGAACGGCTCGGGCAAATCGACCCTGCTCGGCGCGCTCGCCGGCACCCACCGCACGAGCGCGGGCTCGGTCGCGCGGGCCGCGGCGACGCGGGTGGCCTACGTCGTGCAGCGCAGCAGCGCACCCGACGGTCTGCCGCTCACGGTGCTGGACGCGGTGACGATGGGGCGCTGGGCGGGCCGGCCGCTGTGGCGCCCGCTCGGTCGCGCCGACCGCGAAATCGTGCGCGAGAGCATCGCGGCGCTGGGCCTCGAGGGCCTCGAGCGCCGGCCGTTCCACGCGCTATCCGGCGGTCAGAGGCAGCGGGTCCTGGTGGCGCAGGGGCTCGCCCAACGCGCCGACGTCGTGTTGCTCGACGAACCGACGGCCGGACTCGACGACGAGGCGCACGAGCTCATCGCCCGCGCGATCGACGCCGAGGCGCGACGCGGCGCCGGTGTCGTACACGCCACCCACGACCCCGAGGTTATGACGCGAGCGGATCGTGTCGTTCGGCTGGATCGTGGGCGGATCGTGCGTTGA